The Solidesulfovibrio fructosivorans JJ] DNA window GGGGTTGTCGTCGCGGCCAACGCCTCCTGCCAGTCCCTGTTGCGGGAGATCGCCCCGGGCGAACCCGTGGGACGCGCCTTCACCGACTATTGCAACGCCCTTCTCCAGTCCTCGTCCGCCAAGGCCGTGCGCGAAGGCTTGGCCGCGGTGCTCAAGGGAAAAGCGCCCCGCTACGCCATGGACCTGTCCTACGGCAAGACGCAGTCCACAAGCTGGCGCTCCATGGTCGTGACGCCGCTTACCGGAGCGCTGCCCGGCGCGCTGGTCATCCTCACGGACATCTCGCGGCAAAAGCAGCTCGAGGAGCACATCCTCCACGACGCCTTCCATGATACCCTGACCGGGCTTTTCAACCGGGCCCTGTTCCTCAACCGCCTGGATCAGGCCATAAAGCGCCTCAAACGCAATCCCGAGGCCCTCTACGCGGTCGTCTATCTCGACATAGACCGCTTCAAGCTGGTCAACAAAACATTCGGCCACGTCACCGGCGACCGGTTGCTCATGGTCATCGCCAACCGGCTGCAAAAGCTTCTGCGCGACGTGGACACCCTGGCCCGTTTTGGCGGCGACGAGTTCGCCATCCTGGTGGAGGACGTGGCCGGCCTGGCCGACGCCAGCGCCATGGCCGACAGCGTGCTGCGCCATCTGGCCGCGCCGTTTCGCCTCAAGAAACAGGAAATTTTCGTCACGTGCAGCATCGGCGTGGTGCTCGGCTCCGGGGCCTATGAACACCCCGACCAGGTGCTGCGCGATGCGGACAACGCCATGTACAGCTCCAAGGAGCACGGCGGCGACCACTACACCGTGTTCGACGCCGGCATGCGGGTGCTCACCCAGCGCCGCATGGAGATGGAGCTGGCCTTGCGCCATGCCCTGGAATCGGGCGAAATGACGGTCCACTACCAGCCCATCGTGTCGCTGACGACAGGCGAGATCACCGGCGTCGAGGCGCTGGCCCGCTGGTTCCATCCCACCCAGGGGACGATCCCGCCAAGCGAATTCATTCCCATCGCCGAAGAAACCGGGTTGATAAACGATCTCGGAGCCCTGGTCCTGCGCCAGGCCTGCCGGCGCATGGTGGCCCTGGGCAAGGAAAACCCGGACGCCACACATTTGACGCTTTCCGTCAACATTTCCGGCCGCCAGTTCAAGCGGCCGGATTTCGTGGAGGAAGTGGCCGCCATCCTGACCGAAACCGACATAGACCCCTCGCTGGTCAAGCTCGAGCTGACCGAATCCGTGCTCATGGACAACGCCGACGAGGCGGTGGACACCATCAAGCGGCTCAAGGCCCTGTCGGTCAAAGTGGTCATCGACGACTTCGGCACGGGCTATTCCTCGTTGTCCTACATCCAGCGCTTCCCCTTCGACAGCCTCAAGGTGGACCGTTCGTTCGTGGGGAACATGAACGAGGCGGAACAAAACATGGAGATCGTGCGCACGATCATCGCCATGGCGCACAAACTGGGCCTGGAGGTGGTGGCCGAAGGGGTGGAGCTGGCCGAGCACCGCACAGCCCTGTCGGACCTGCGCTGCGAAAGCGCCCAGGGATTCTACTTTTCCAAGCCCGTGGCCGGTGAGGAACTCGAGACGCTGGTACGCAAGAAATGGAATATCACTCCACCCGCCGACGGTACGGTATAGACGGAAATAAATGGAAAGCGATGCGAGAGGGGAACCCTTTTTGAAAAAAGGGTTCCCCTCTCGCGCTCTCCCCTCCCAAAAACTTTTAACGGTGACAAGCTGTTATCGTTAAAAGTCTTTTGAAAGGGGGTCTGGGGGAAAACTTTTCTACAGAAAAGTTTCCCCCCGGTCTCTTTTGCTAAAGGCACAAAAAAAGAGATTCGCCGTCGACGCAGGAGTTGCTTACACAACCGGTTCCGAAGCTTGCTTCGGGAACTCTTCCTATGACGTCTGGCGAATCTCGGAAAAGTGCGCCTCGATGCGCTTGGTATGGTTGTTGACTTTTATTTCTTTCAGCCCTCCGTTTCCGTTGCTCCCATATCGCTTGGAGAACCGCTCCCCTTACACCTTTCAAATAAGCATCCCCGCCCCGTTGTAAAGGGTCCGTCCGTATCGCGGGGCATCATTTCCGGGCCAAAAGCGCCTCAATGGCGGCCAGCAGTTTTTCGGGGTCGAGGGGCTTGGGCAGCACCGCGTCGGCGGCGCCTAGCGGCGCGTCGCCGTGGCCGGTGATGACCAGGATGGGAATGGCGGCCAGCCGTGGATCCCGGCGCAAGGCCTCCATGGCCGCCCGGCCGTCCATCCCCGGCATGGCCATGTCCATGGTGATGACGCTCGGGCGCAGCTTTTCCGCCGCGGCCAGGGCCGATTCGCCGTCGTGGGCGGCGGCCACCCGGTAGCCCTCCCCTTCCAGAAACTGGATGAGAAACGAGGACACGGCCGGATCGTCGTCGACCACGAGCACGAGCGGCTTTTCCCGCCGCCGTGCTTTGGACGCGGGCGGCGCGGCGCTCGCCGCTCCAGGCGTGACGGCGGGCAGTTCGAAAACAAAGGCCGCCCCGCGCGCCGGGGCCGGCTCCACCCAGATGCTCCCGCCGTAATGGGTCACGATCTCCCGGCAGATGGCCAGCCCCAAGCCCGTGCCCTTGGCCGGGGCCGAACCTTCGGGATCGCGCCGGACCTGGCGGAACTTGTCGAAAATGCGTTCCCGGTCCTCCGGGGCGATGCCGGGCCCCGTGTCGCGCACCGTCACCCGGGCCACCCCGGGACACGGCGCGTCGAGGCTCACCGTGACCGCGCCCACGGCGGTGAATTTGGCCGCGTTGCCGATGAGGTTCAGGAGCACCTGCTCCAGCCGGTCCGGATCGGCCACCACCACGGGCGAGGCCTCCGGCAGCAGCGATTCCAGGTCCACTTCCGGCCGGGAAGCGAAAAGCCCGGACACGGCGGCCAGGGTGTTTTTGACCACCTCGGCCAGCTCAACCGGGCGGTCGCGCCACTCCATGCGCCCGGACTCGATACGGGACAGGTCGAGGAAGTCGTTTAAAAGCCGGGCCAGACGCTCCCCCTCGACCGAGAGCACGCGCAGGTTCTCGATGATACGCCCGCCGCGCTTGGCCAGGACCGGATCATCGGCGGCCAGGGGCAGAAAAAAGCGGGAGAAATCCCGATCGATGAGCTTGGAAAAACCCAGAAGCGAGGTCAGCGGCGTGCGCAGTTCATGGGAAACCGAGGAGAGGAAGGCGCTTTTGATGGCGTCCATATCGCGCAGCCGCTCATTGGCTTCCGTCAGCTCCCGGGCCTTCGCCGTCAAATCGCTCGTGCGCTCGATAACGAGTCGCTCGAGGTTCCGGGTGAGGCGTTCGAGATGCTCCCCGGCCCGGCAGCGCTCGGTGTCGTCGCGCACCACGACCATGAAGCCGGCCGGCACGCCCCGCGCGTCGTAGATGCCCGAGGCCCGGGCGACATAGTGGCGGGACTCGTCGCTTCCGGTGAGGGTGAAGGAAAATTCGTGGCTGCGGCTCAGCGAAATGGCGTCGAGCCCCCGGGCCAGCGCCCCGAGGTCCACGCCGCGCTCCACATGCACCTCACGGATGTCCCTGCCGACAAGGACCGCGCCGCAGATGCCGAAAATGTCCTCGGCCGCCGGGTTGACGTAGGTTATGCGCCACTGCTCGTCGGCGGCGACGACGCCCGTTTCGGCGCTGCGCAACAGGTTGTCGAGAAAGAGGGTCTTTTCGTCCAGGCTGTCGCCCACCTGCCGCAGCGCCCGGCTTTTCTCGTCCAGGGCCGACTTGAGGCTGCGCACATAGCGGCTTTCGAGCCCTCGCACGATATCCGACTGGGTAACAAGCCCGAGCACCCGGCGGTCGTCGTCGACCACCACCAGCCGGCGCATGCGGCGTTTTTTCATGAGCATGGCCGCTTCGAACACGGGCTGGTCGGCCTCCACGCACACCACGGGACAGCTCATGATGTCGTAGAGCGTCAGCCGGCCAAGCCGGGGATTGTCGGCCAAAAGGCGGACCACGTCGCGCTCGGTG harbors:
- a CDS encoding putative bifunctional diguanylate cyclase/phosphodiesterase, yielding MLPEPSDLLESLPSYAAVLDAAGVVVAANASCQSLLREIAPGEPVGRAFTDYCNALLQSSSAKAVREGLAAVLKGKAPRYAMDLSYGKTQSTSWRSMVVTPLTGALPGALVILTDISRQKQLEEHILHDAFHDTLTGLFNRALFLNRLDQAIKRLKRNPEALYAVVYLDIDRFKLVNKTFGHVTGDRLLMVIANRLQKLLRDVDTLARFGGDEFAILVEDVAGLADASAMADSVLRHLAAPFRLKKQEIFVTCSIGVVLGSGAYEHPDQVLRDADNAMYSSKEHGGDHYTVFDAGMRVLTQRRMEMELALRHALESGEMTVHYQPIVSLTTGEITGVEALARWFHPTQGTIPPSEFIPIAEETGLINDLGALVLRQACRRMVALGKENPDATHLTLSVNISGRQFKRPDFVEEVAAILTETDIDPSLVKLELTESVLMDNADEAVDTIKRLKALSVKVVIDDFGTGYSSLSYIQRFPFDSLKVDRSFVGNMNEAEQNMEIVRTIIAMAHKLGLEVVAEGVELAEHRTALSDLRCESAQGFYFSKPVAGEELETLVRKKWNITPPADGTV
- a CDS encoding CBS domain-containing protein encodes the protein MGDRRLAEIVSSDVIAISPAETMRSALAVMRDRGISCLVATEDGAPVGIVTERDILWAAAHRGLDFPERPVGDVMTAPVITVPADTMLVEAYHLMAQKHLRHLVMVDAAGKAGGVLTQSDLVAGLEHEGLTGAKCVADIMTRDVVTAPGNISVREAVRRMASRSISCLVVAREDRPAGIITERDVVRLLADNPRLGRLTLYDIMSCPVVCVEADQPVFEAAMLMKKRRMRRLVVVDDDRRVLGLVTQSDIVRGLESRYVRSLKSALDEKSRALRQVGDSLDEKTLFLDNLLRSAETGVVAADEQWRITYVNPAAEDIFGICGAVLVGRDIREVHVERGVDLGALARGLDAISLSRSHEFSFTLTGSDESRHYVARASGIYDARGVPAGFMVVVRDDTERCRAGEHLERLTRNLERLVIERTSDLTAKARELTEANERLRDMDAIKSAFLSSVSHELRTPLTSLLGFSKLIDRDFSRFFLPLAADDPVLAKRGGRIIENLRVLSVEGERLARLLNDFLDLSRIESGRMEWRDRPVELAEVVKNTLAAVSGLFASRPEVDLESLLPEASPVVVADPDRLEQVLLNLIGNAAKFTAVGAVTVSLDAPCPGVARVTVRDTGPGIAPEDRERIFDKFRQVRRDPEGSAPAKGTGLGLAICREIVTHYGGSIWVEPAPARGAAFVFELPAVTPGAASAAPPASKARRREKPLVLVVDDDPAVSSFLIQFLEGEGYRVAAAHDGESALAAAEKLRPSVITMDMAMPGMDGRAAMEALRRDPRLAAIPILVITGHGDAPLGAADAVLPKPLDPEKLLAAIEALLARK